In Triticum urartu cultivar G1812 chromosome 6, Tu2.1, whole genome shotgun sequence, the following proteins share a genomic window:
- the LOC125515868 gene encoding pectate lyase-like, whose amino-acid sequence MAILLFLFFTSILSISYSSPLPVNASGNISARRQAGCGTGNPVDDCWRCDPCWADNRQRLADCAIGFGRNAIGGKGGRTYVVTDPGDEDPANPAPGTLRYGLVQDEPLWIIFACNMTIRPKRELVVSSHKTVDGRGASVVVGEGGACFTVRNRSNVIIHGITIRGCRPAPKSSARTGHLSDGDGVSIFGARDVWVDRCTLEDCADGLVDVIAASTGVTVSNCLLTNHNKAMLLGHNDGYEDDRAMRVTVAFNRFGPGLVQRMPRCRFGVFHVVNNDYVNWGKYAIGGSASPTILSRGNRFCAGKKKEVTKRDGDPPKSEWQKWNWISDGDLMFNGAFFTASGGPGAEVKAPSFAKPASFVAPMTASAGALSCSKGSLC is encoded by the exons ATGGCCATtctcctcttcttatttttcACATCCATTTTATCCATTTCCTACTCTTCGCCATTGCCGGTCAATGCCTCCGGTAACATATCAGCGCGCCGGCAAGCCGGTTGCGGCACCGGCAACCCGGTCGACGACTGCTGGCGGTGCGACCCTTGCTGGGCCGACAACCGGCAGCGACTCGCCGACTGCGCCATCGGGTTCGGCCGCAACGCCATCGGCGGCAAGGGCGGCAGGACATACGTGGTGACGGACCCCGGCGACGAGGACCCGGCCAACCCCGCCCCCGGCACGCTCCGCTACGGCCTCGTCCAGGACGAGCCCCTCTGGATCATCTTCGCCTGCAACATGACGATCCGTCCCAAGCGGGAGCTCGTCGTGAGCTCCCACAAGACGGTGGACGGCCGCGGCGCCAGCGTCGTCGTCGGCGAGGGCGGCGCGTGCTTCACGGTGCGCAACCGGAGCAACGTGATCATCCACGGCATCACCATCCGCGGCTGCAGGCCGGCGCCCAAGTCGTCGGCGAGGACGGGCCACCTGTCGGACGGCGACGGCGTCAGCATATTCGGCGCGAGGGACGTGTGGGTGGACCGCTGTACGCTGGAGGACTGCGCCGACGGCCTCGTGGACGTGATCGCGGCATCCACCGGCGTGACCGTCTCCAACTGCCTGCTGACCAACCACAACAAGGCCATGCTCCTCGGCCACAACGACGGCTACGAGGACGACAGGGCCATGCGCGTCACCGTTGCCTTCAATCGCTTCGGGCCGGGCCTCGTGCAGAGGATGCCGAGGTGCCGGTTTGGGGTGTTCCACGTCGTCAACAACGACTACGTAAACTGGGGGAAATACGCCATCGGCGGCAGCGCATCGCCGACCATACTTAGCCGAGGCAACAGGTTCTGTGCCGGCAAGAAGAAAGAG GTGACGAAGCGCGACGGCGACCCGCCCAAGAGCGAGTGGCAGAAGTGGAACTGGATATCCGACGGCGACCTGATGTTCAACGGCGCGTTCTTCACGGCGTCCGGCGGACCGGGGGCTGAGGTTAAAGCCCCCAGTTTTGCCAAGCCCGCCTCTTTCGTGGCGCCGATGACGGCCTCCGCAGGCGCTCTCTCGTGCAGCAAGGGTTCTCTATGCTGA